Proteins co-encoded in one Arachis hypogaea cultivar Tifrunner chromosome 13, arahy.Tifrunner.gnm2.J5K5, whole genome shotgun sequence genomic window:
- the LOC112792730 gene encoding uncharacterized protein, protein METEAAAVLNLFDSCWFELNVLMKSSTIIPPKATSSAENLDCKVRGEEEEEEISESASKLARIQTSTHSRSMSDQSVEATSFKHESMSPDSVLMIPSKLQTILSGKEATDSEEESHQNPPHEAVVLVPEKNMKKKKRRRETKSLSDLEFEELKGFMDLGFVFSEEDKDSTLASIIPGLQRLGKKESSDSDESMVQRPYLSEAWEVYCYDKKKKEKENPLMNWKFPAVNNETDIKDSLRWWAHTVASSVR, encoded by the coding sequence ATGGAAACAGAAGCTGCTGCTGTCTTGAACCTCTTTGATTCTTGCTGGTTTGAGCTCAATGTATTGATGAAAAGCTCAACAATAATCCCACCAAAAGCAACAAGTTCTGCAGAAAATCTAGATTGTAAGgttagaggagaagaagaagaagaagaaatatcaGAGTCAGCGTCAAAGCTTGCTCGGATCCAAACAAGTACTCATAGCAGGTCGATGAGTGACCAATCCGTGGAAGCAACGAGCTTCAAGCATGAATCTATGTCACCAGATTCCGTCCTTATGATCCCCTCAAAGCTCCAAACCATTCTCTCAGGAAAAGAAGCCACAGACTCAGAAGAAGAATCTCATCAGAACCCTCCGCATGAGGCGGTAGTGTTGGTACCTGagaagaacatgaagaagaagaagaggaggagggaaACAAAGAGTTTGTCAGACCTTGAGTTTGAGGAGCTAAAAGGGTTCATGGATTTGGGTTTTGTTTTCTCAGAAGAGGACAAAGACTCAACCTTGGCTTCAATCATTCCTGGGTTGCAGAGGTTAGGGAAGAAAGAAAGCTCAGATTCTGATGAATCAATGGTTCAAAGGCCTTATCTTTCAGAAGCATGGGAGGTTTATtgttatgataagaaaaagaaagagaaagagaatccATTGATGAATTGGAAGTTCCCTGCTGTAAACAATGAAACTGACATCAAAGATAGCCTCAGATGGTGGGCTCACACGGTTGCTTCCAGTGTCAGATGA
- the LOC112792729 gene encoding large ribosomal RNA subunit accumulation protein YCED homolog 1, chloroplastic isoform X2 has translation MSLLIPSSAAVPLQISQWKTCNVNSQHKIAYISFTPFWNRPVPNSKTRHLYTNRRIEPNVLHKYTAKCKGLDDFESFIDESMDWDDDDDDEVESTGSPWEGAVIYKRNASISHVEYCTTLESLGLGNLSTDLSKNRASVMGLRVTKAVKDYPNGTPVQISIDVVRKKKKLRLDGIIKTVIGLLCSRCGMPSAESVFSEFSLLLTEEPIEEPETIDLGVIYGEDIYTTFGNSGEGNGDDDEDNDALIDLDDRLHFPLEDKEIDISKNIRDRVHLEITMNSVCDPWCKGICMKCGQNFNINSCNCNQEEVKDKKGFGPLGNLKEQMHL, from the exons ATGTCACTTCTTATCCCTTCATCCGCTGCAGTCCCTTTACAAATTTCTCAATGGAAGACTTGTAATGTAAACTCCCAGCATAAAATTGCATATATTTCCTTCACCCCTTTTTGGAATAGACCGGTTCCAAATAGTAAAACCAGACATTTATATACAAACCGTAGAATTGAACCAAATGTGCTGCATAAGTATACTGCTAAATGCAAGGGACTTGATGATTTTGAGTCATTTATTGATGAGTCCATGGATtgggatgacgatgatgatgatgaagttgaATCTACTGGGTCCCCATGGGAAGGTGCTGTTATATATAAGAGAAACGCATCAATTTCACATGTGGAATACTGCACTACCTTGGAGAGTCTAGGTCTAGGAAATCTTTCCACAGATTTATCGAAAAATAGGGCTTCTGTCATGGGATTGCGGGTCACAAAAGCCGTGAAGGACTATCCTAATGGAACTCCTGTTCAGATCTCAATAGATGTGgtcaggaagaagaaaaaattgagGCTTGATGGGATCATAAAAACTGTCATTGGTCTTCTTTGCAGTAG GTGTGGTATGCCATCTGCTGAGAGTGTATTTTCCGAGTTCTCTCTTTTACTCACTGAAGAACCCATTGAAGAACCAGAGACTATTGATCTGGGTGTTATTTATGGGGAAGACATATATACAACCTTTGGAAACAGTGGTGAGGGCAACGGGGATGACGATGAGGACAATGATGCACTAATCGATTTGGATGATAGGCTGCATTTTCCCCTGGAAGACAAAGAAATTGACATTTCAAAGAACATAAGAGACAGGGTGCATCTTGAGATTACCATGAATTCAGTTTGTGATCCGTGGTGCAAAGGCATTTGCATGAAATGTGGCCAAAACTTCAACATCAACAGTTGTAATTGTAACCAGGAGGAAGTGAAAGACAAAAAAGGCTTTGGCCCTCTTGGAAATTTAAAAGAGCAGATGCATTTGTAA
- the LOC112792729 gene encoding large ribosomal RNA subunit accumulation protein YCED homolog 1, chloroplastic isoform X1: protein MEPVEQWATPLSARVAAADAFYLLTHVPLQISQWKTCNVNSQHKIAYISFTPFWNRPVPNSKTRHLYTNRRIEPNVLHKYTAKCKGLDDFESFIDESMDWDDDDDDEVESTGSPWEGAVIYKRNASISHVEYCTTLESLGLGNLSTDLSKNRASVMGLRVTKAVKDYPNGTPVQISIDVVRKKKKLRLDGIIKTVIGLLCSRCGMPSAESVFSEFSLLLTEEPIEEPETIDLGVIYGEDIYTTFGNSGEGNGDDDEDNDALIDLDDRLHFPLEDKEIDISKNIRDRVHLEITMNSVCDPWCKGICMKCGQNFNINSCNCNQEEVKDKKGFGPLGNLKEQMHL, encoded by the exons ATGGAGCCAGTTGAGCAATGGGCAACCCCGTTATCTGCTCGTGTTGCCGCCGCTGATGCGTTTTATCTTCTCACTCACG TCCCTTTACAAATTTCTCAATGGAAGACTTGTAATGTAAACTCCCAGCATAAAATTGCATATATTTCCTTCACCCCTTTTTGGAATAGACCGGTTCCAAATAGTAAAACCAGACATTTATATACAAACCGTAGAATTGAACCAAATGTGCTGCATAAGTATACTGCTAAATGCAAGGGACTTGATGATTTTGAGTCATTTATTGATGAGTCCATGGATtgggatgacgatgatgatgatgaagttgaATCTACTGGGTCCCCATGGGAAGGTGCTGTTATATATAAGAGAAACGCATCAATTTCACATGTGGAATACTGCACTACCTTGGAGAGTCTAGGTCTAGGAAATCTTTCCACAGATTTATCGAAAAATAGGGCTTCTGTCATGGGATTGCGGGTCACAAAAGCCGTGAAGGACTATCCTAATGGAACTCCTGTTCAGATCTCAATAGATGTGgtcaggaagaagaaaaaattgagGCTTGATGGGATCATAAAAACTGTCATTGGTCTTCTTTGCAGTAG GTGTGGTATGCCATCTGCTGAGAGTGTATTTTCCGAGTTCTCTCTTTTACTCACTGAAGAACCCATTGAAGAACCAGAGACTATTGATCTGGGTGTTATTTATGGGGAAGACATATATACAACCTTTGGAAACAGTGGTGAGGGCAACGGGGATGACGATGAGGACAATGATGCACTAATCGATTTGGATGATAGGCTGCATTTTCCCCTGGAAGACAAAGAAATTGACATTTCAAAGAACATAAGAGACAGGGTGCATCTTGAGATTACCATGAATTCAGTTTGTGATCCGTGGTGCAAAGGCATTTGCATGAAATGTGGCCAAAACTTCAACATCAACAGTTGTAATTGTAACCAGGAGGAAGTGAAAGACAAAAAAGGCTTTGGCCCTCTTGGAAATTTAAAAGAGCAGATGCATTTGTAA